One part of the Olleya sp. YS genome encodes these proteins:
- the rplA gene encoding 50S ribosomal protein L1 produces MARLTRKQKEAVAKIEKDKVYSLKEASELVKEITNTKFDASVDLAIRLGVDPRKANQMVRGVVSLPHGTGKDTKVLALVTPDKEAEAKEAGADYVGLDEYLDKIKSGWTDVDVIITMPSVMGKLGPLGRVLGPRGLMPNPKTGTVTMDVAKAVTEVKAGKIDFKVDKTGIVHASIGKASFSADKIEGNANELLTTIMKLKPTASKGVYVKSIYMSSTMSPSIAVDTKIG; encoded by the coding sequence ATGGCAAGATTAACAAGAAAACAAAAAGAAGCTGTAGCTAAAATAGAAAAGGATAAAGTATATTCTTTAAAAGAAGCTTCAGAATTAGTAAAAGAAATTACTAATACCAAATTTGACGCATCTGTGGATTTAGCAATTCGTTTAGGGGTTGACCCAAGAAAAGCTAATCAAATGGTAAGAGGTGTAGTATCTCTTCCTCACGGAACTGGTAAAGACACTAAAGTTTTAGCTTTAGTAACTCCAGATAAAGAAGCAGAAGCTAAAGAAGCTGGTGCAGATTACGTTGGATTAGACGAATACCTTGATAAAATCAAGAGTGGTTGGACTGATGTTGATGTAATTATCACTATGCCTAGTGTTATGGGTAAATTAGGTCCTTTAGGACGTGTATTAGGTCCTCGTGGTTTAATGCCTAACCCTAAAACAGGAACGGTAACTATGGATGTAGCAAAAGCTGTAACAGAAGTAAAAGCTGGTAAAATCGACTTTAAAGTTGATAAAACAGGAATAGTACATGCATCAATAGGTAAAGCATCTTTCAGTGCTGATAAAATTGAAGGTAATGCAAATGAATTATTAACAACTATAATGAAACTTAAACCAACTGCATCAAAAGGAGTTTATGTAAAGAGCATTTATATGTCAAGTACAATGAGTCCTAGTATTGCTGTAGATACTAAAATAGGTTAA
- a CDS encoding acyl-CoA dehydrogenase family protein, producing MESMYFKEEHQLFRESLRDFLQKEVIPHIEKWEQTGTIERFIWKKFGDMGFFGINYPEQYGGLNLDLFYMVILLEELQRINSGGFAAAMWAHAYLAMTHLNAEGSEAIKEKYLTASIAGDMIGCLCITEPFGGSDVAGMRTTAVKKGDNYVINGSKTFITNGVYSDYLVIAAKTKPELGNKGISIFLIDRDTPGVSATKLDKLGWRASDTGEIAFDNVTIPASNLMGEENKGFGYIMQHFASERLIMGVNAHARAQFALEYTLDYMSQRTAFGKTIDRFQALRHKIADHYADMEICKSFNYAITYRLDKGEYVVKEATMSKLKSTKMADEVIYDCLQFLGGYGYMEEYPLARLLRDSRLGPIGGGTSEILREIIAKMVIDGKDYKPATK from the coding sequence ATGGAAAGTATGTACTTCAAAGAAGAGCATCAATTATTTAGAGAAAGCTTACGCGATTTCTTACAAAAAGAAGTTATTCCTCACATTGAAAAATGGGAACAAACAGGAACAATTGAACGCTTTATTTGGAAGAAGTTCGGAGACATGGGCTTTTTTGGAATCAACTATCCAGAACAATATGGTGGACTAAACCTGGACCTTTTTTACATGGTCATTCTATTAGAAGAACTACAACGTATCAATTCAGGTGGTTTTGCAGCAGCAATGTGGGCACATGCATATTTAGCTATGACCCATTTAAATGCAGAAGGAAGCGAAGCCATAAAAGAAAAATACCTTACAGCAAGTATTGCAGGTGACATGATAGGTTGCTTATGTATTACAGAACCATTTGGTGGAAGTGATGTAGCAGGTATGCGTACCACAGCAGTTAAAAAAGGTGACAATTATGTAATAAACGGATCTAAAACGTTTATTACTAACGGTGTATATAGTGACTACTTAGTAATAGCAGCAAAGACTAAACCAGAGCTGGGTAATAAAGGAATAAGTATTTTTTTAATAGATAGAGATACTCCTGGTGTATCTGCGACTAAACTAGATAAATTGGGTTGGAGAGCATCAGATACTGGAGAAATTGCTTTTGATAATGTAACTATTCCAGCATCTAATTTAATGGGAGAAGAAAACAAAGGGTTCGGTTACATTATGCAGCATTTTGCATCAGAACGTTTAATTATGGGAGTTAATGCTCATGCTAGAGCACAATTTGCTTTAGAGTATACTTTAGACTATATGTCGCAACGTACAGCGTTTGGAAAAACTATAGACCGTTTCCAAGCATTAAGACATAAAATAGCAGACCATTATGCAGATATGGAAATTTGTAAATCTTTTAATTATGCAATCACTTATAGATTAGACAAAGGTGAATATGTGGTTAAAGAAGCAACCATGTCTAAATTAAAATCTACAAAAATGGCAGACGAAGTCATTTATGATTGCCTTCAGTTTTTAGGAGGTTATGGTTATATGGAAGAGTATCCATTGGCACGACTATTGCGAGATAGTAGACTAGGACCAATTGGTGGTGGTACCTCTGAGATACTTAGAGAAATAATCGCTAAAATGGTTATTGATGGTAAAGATTATAAACCAGCGACTAAGTAA
- a CDS encoding alanine/glycine:cation symporter family protein: protein MKKYLLSILTLIVPLITFAQDDKGIDKIIDEKFGDATGWFVNIIFYQIDFGGGVKVFWVLFPLILGAIYFTIYFKFINFRGFFTSVNIVRGKYDDIDHHESLVGAGDSTPGGDNIETIAIENHEGEVSHFQALTAALSATVGLGNIAGVAIAVSIGGAGATFWMIIAGFLGMASKFVECTLGVKYRDIAADGTVYGGPMYYLTKGLKSKGLGGLGKVLAVLFAIFVIGGSFGGGNMFQVNQAFQLVENITGGDSSLLHGYGWAFGLVMAILVGIVIIGGIKSIAKVTDKIVPFMVLIYVLASLFVIFAKYDMIGSAFAAIWNGAFSPEGIAGGVVGVLVQGFRRAAFSNEAGIGSASIAHSAVKTKYAASEGMVALLEPFIDTVVVCTMTALVLIITGSLSGTGPANDAEAILMTSGAFGSVISWFPYVLTIAVVLFAFSSMISWSYYGFQGWSFLFGRTKKAEYTYKVIFCVFVIIGAAASLDSVIGFSDAMVFAMMVPNMIGLVILAPKVRAELGKYMAAIKK, encoded by the coding sequence ATGAAGAAATATCTTCTTTCAATTTTAACACTAATAGTACCATTAATAACCTTTGCTCAAGACGATAAGGGTATTGATAAAATCATTGACGAAAAATTTGGAGATGCAACAGGATGGTTTGTTAATATTATATTTTATCAAATAGATTTTGGAGGAGGAGTAAAAGTGTTTTGGGTATTATTTCCGTTAATTTTAGGAGCAATATACTTCACTATTTACTTTAAGTTTATCAACTTTAGAGGGTTCTTTACTTCGGTCAATATTGTAAGAGGTAAATATGACGATATAGATCATCACGAATCCTTAGTTGGTGCAGGTGACTCAACGCCTGGAGGAGATAATATAGAAACAATAGCTATTGAAAATCATGAAGGGGAAGTATCTCACTTTCAAGCCTTAACAGCTGCTTTGTCAGCAACTGTAGGTTTAGGTAACATTGCAGGTGTAGCAATTGCTGTCTCTATTGGTGGAGCAGGAGCAACATTTTGGATGATTATTGCAGGTTTTTTAGGAATGGCATCCAAGTTTGTAGAATGTACTTTAGGTGTTAAATACAGAGATATTGCAGCAGATGGAACCGTTTATGGTGGTCCAATGTACTATTTAACTAAGGGTCTAAAATCTAAAGGATTAGGCGGATTAGGTAAAGTATTAGCAGTCTTATTTGCCATATTTGTGATTGGAGGTTCTTTTGGAGGAGGAAACATGTTTCAGGTAAATCAAGCCTTTCAATTAGTAGAAAACATTACAGGTGGAGATAGTTCTTTATTACATGGTTATGGATGGGCTTTTGGATTGGTAATGGCTATATTAGTAGGAATAGTAATTATTGGTGGAATTAAGTCTATCGCCAAAGTAACCGATAAAATTGTACCATTTATGGTATTAATTTATGTGCTAGCATCTTTATTTGTGATTTTTGCTAAATATGATATGATAGGTAGTGCATTTGCAGCTATATGGAATGGTGCTTTTAGCCCAGAAGGTATTGCAGGTGGAGTTGTTGGTGTATTAGTGCAAGGATTTAGACGTGCTGCGTTTTCAAATGAAGCAGGTATTGGATCGGCTTCTATTGCGCATTCAGCAGTTAAAACTAAGTATGCAGCAAGTGAAGGTATGGTTGCTTTATTAGAACCATTTATTGATACTGTTGTAGTTTGTACAATGACAGCATTAGTTTTAATTATTACTGGATCTTTATCAGGAACAGGTCCTGCTAATGATGCAGAAGCAATTTTAATGACTTCTGGTGCATTTGGTAGCGTAATAAGTTGGTTTCCTTATGTATTAACAATTGCAGTAGTTTTATTTGCATTTAGCTCAATGATATCTTGGTCTTATTACGGATTTCAAGGATGGTCTTTCTTATTTGGAAGAACTAAAAAAGCAGAATATACTTATAAAGTTATTTTCTGTGTATTTGTCATTATTGGTGCTGCTGCAAGCTTAGACTCGGTAATAGGTTTCTCAGATGCTATGGTATTTGCAATGATGGTTCCTAACATGATTGGATTAGTAATATTAGCTCCAAAAGTTAGAGCAGAACTAGGTAAATACATGGCTGCTATCAAAAAATAA
- the rplK gene encoding 50S ribosomal protein L11, whose translation MAKELGKVVKLQVRGGAANPSPPVGPALGAAGVNIMEFCKQFNARTQDKAGKVLPVVISVYKDKSFDFVIKTPPAAVQLLEAAKVKKGSGEPHVKKVAKVSWDQIKTIAEDKMVDLNAFTIDSAMKMIAGTARSMGITVKGGDAPN comes from the coding sequence ATGGCAAAAGAATTAGGAAAAGTAGTTAAACTACAAGTAAGGGGAGGTGCAGCGAATCCGTCGCCACCGGTTGGACCCGCTTTAGGTGCTGCTGGAGTAAACATCATGGAGTTCTGTAAGCAATTTAATGCTAGAACCCAAGATAAGGCTGGTAAAGTATTACCAGTTGTGATATCTGTTTACAAAGACAAATCATTTGACTTTGTAATTAAGACACCACCTGCAGCGGTTCAATTATTAGAAGCGGCCAAAGTAAAAAAGGGTTCAGGAGAACCACACGTGAAAAAAGTAGCAAAAGTTTCTTGGGATCAAATCAAAACTATTGCAGAAGATAAAATGGTAGATTTAAATGCATTTACTATTGACTCTGCAATGAAAATGATTGCTGGTACTGCAAGATCTATGGGTATAACTGTTAAAGGTGGAGATGCACCAAATTAA
- the tuf gene encoding elongation factor Tu, with product MAKATFDRSKPHLNIGTIGHVDHGKTTLTAAITKVLADAGLSEARDFDTIDNAPEEKERGITINTSHVEYQTANRHYAHVDCPGHADYVKNMVTGAAQMDGAILVVAATDGPMPQTREHILLGRQVGIPRIVVFLNKVDMVDDEELLELVDMEVRELLSFYEYDGDNGPVVSGSALGALNGEQKWVDTVMELMEAVDTWIEEPVRDMDKPFLMPIEDVFSITGRGTVATGRIETGVANTGDPVEIIGMGAEKLTSTITGIEMFRQILDRGEAGDNAGILLRGIEKSQISRGMVITKPGSVTPHAKFKAEVYILKKEEGGRHTPFHNNYRPQFYVRTTDVTGNIALPSGVEMVMPGDNLTITVELIQPIAMNVGLRFAIREGGRTVGAGQVTEILD from the coding sequence ATGGCAAAGGCAACTTTCGATCGTTCAAAACCACACTTAAATATTGGTACAATTGGACACGTAGATCACGGTAAAACAACTTTAACTGCTGCTATTACTAAAGTATTAGCTGATGCAGGTTTATCAGAAGCAAGAGATTTCGATACTATCGATAACGCTCCTGAAGAAAAAGAAAGAGGTATTACTATTAATACTTCACACGTAGAATATCAAACAGCAAATCGTCACTATGCACACGTAGATTGTCCAGGTCACGCCGATTACGTAAAAAACATGGTAACTGGTGCTGCTCAAATGGATGGTGCTATATTAGTAGTAGCTGCAACAGATGGTCCAATGCCACAAACTCGTGAGCATATCTTATTAGGACGTCAGGTTGGTATCCCAAGAATCGTTGTATTCTTAAATAAAGTGGATATGGTTGATGATGAAGAGCTATTAGAGTTAGTTGATATGGAGGTTAGAGAATTATTATCGTTCTATGAGTACGATGGTGATAATGGACCTGTTGTTTCAGGTTCTGCCTTAGGTGCTTTAAATGGAGAGCAAAAGTGGGTTGATACTGTAATGGAATTAATGGAAGCTGTAGATACTTGGATTGAAGAGCCAGTTCGTGATATGGATAAGCCTTTCTTAATGCCAATCGAAGACGTATTTTCAATTACAGGTCGTGGTACTGTTGCTACTGGTCGTATTGAGACCGGTGTAGCTAATACTGGAGACCCTGTAGAAATTATCGGTATGGGTGCTGAGAAATTAACTTCTACAATTACAGGAATCGAGATGTTCCGTCAAATATTAGATAGAGGTGAAGCTGGTGATAACGCTGGTATCTTATTAAGAGGTATTGAGAAGTCTCAAATCTCTAGAGGTATGGTAATTACTAAGCCAGGATCTGTAACACCACACGCTAAATTTAAAGCTGAGGTTTATATCCTTAAAAAGGAAGAAGGTGGACGTCACACTCCATTCCATAATAACTACCGTCCACAGTTCTACGTACGTACAACTGACGTAACAGGAAATATTGCGCTTCCTTCTGGAGTAGAGATGGTAATGCCTGGTGATAACTTAACAATTACTGTTGAGTTAATTCAACCAATTGCAATGAATGTTGGATTACGTTTCGCGATTCGTGAAGGTGGTAGAACAGTTGGAGCTGGTCAGGTAACTGAGATTTTAGACTAA
- the rpsU gene encoding 30S ribosomal protein S21 — protein MLIIPLKDGENIERALKRYKRKFDKTGTRRALQGRKQFTKPSVEKRAKIQKAQYVQHLKDQEAI, from the coding sequence ATGTTAATAATTCCATTAAAAGACGGAGAAAATATAGAAAGAGCGTTAAAACGTTACAAACGTAAGTTTGATAAAACTGGAACGCGTAGAGCTTTACAAGGTCGTAAACAATTTACTAAACCCTCTGTAGAAAAAAGAGCTAAGATTCAAAAAGCTCAGTATGTGCAACATTTAAAAGATCAAGAAGCAATCTAA
- the secE gene encoding preprotein translocase subunit SecE has protein sequence MAGIVNYIKESFGELKNNVTWTPWSEAQSLTILVAVFSIIFSLAIWGIDTVFSKVISLYFNLIG, from the coding sequence ATGGCTGGAATAGTAAACTACATAAAAGAATCATTTGGAGAGTTAAAAAATAATGTGACTTGGACACCTTGGTCTGAAGCGCAAAGTTTAACTATCCTTGTGGCTGTTTTTTCAATTATTTTTTCTTTAGCTATTTGGGGAATTGATACCGTTTTTAGTAAGGTAATTAGTTTATACTTTAATCTTATAGGATAA
- the nusG gene encoding transcription termination/antitermination protein NusG has product MAEVGEKKWYVVRAVSGQENKIKTYIENEIARLGLQDYVEQVLVPTEKVVQIRNGKKVNKEKVYFSGYIMIKANLTGEIPHIIKSITNVIGFLGATKGGDPLPLRQSEVNRMLGKVDELSVDADVNVAIPFTKGETVKVIDGPFNGFDGTIENINEEKRKLEVMVKIFGRKTPLELSYMQVEKI; this is encoded by the coding sequence ATGGCTGAGGTAGGAGAAAAAAAATGGTATGTAGTCAGAGCGGTAAGTGGTCAAGAAAATAAAATTAAGACCTATATCGAAAATGAAATAGCTAGACTAGGTTTGCAAGATTATGTAGAACAAGTACTAGTGCCTACAGAAAAAGTAGTTCAGATAAGAAACGGTAAAAAAGTAAACAAAGAAAAAGTTTACTTCAGTGGTTATATTATGATTAAGGCAAACCTAACCGGAGAGATTCCACATATTATTAAATCAATAACTAACGTAATTGGTTTTTTAGGAGCAACTAAAGGAGGAGATCCTTTACCATTAAGACAATCTGAAGTTAATAGAATGTTAGGTAAAGTGGATGAGTTGTCAGTAGATGCGGATGTTAATGTTGCGATTCCATTTACAAAAGGAGAAACTGTTAAAGTAATTGATGGTCCTTTTAATGGATTTGACGGTACTATTGAAAATATCAATGAAGAAAAGCGTAAGCTTGAAGTAATGGTTAAAATTTTTGGAAGAAAAACACCATTAGAATTAAGCTATATGCAAGTAGAAAAAATTTAA
- a CDS encoding tyrosine-type recombinase/integrase, producing MLLKAFLDYLLLEKKYSELTVNAYNKDIQSFLDFLNEESSDNTIKEVNYSQIRTWIVRLVEKKISNRSINRKISALNSFFKFLLKIEEIKINPLAKHKALKTRKKVQIPFSEQEVADVLDQINHNQSFEGIRNKLIIELFYSTGIRRIELINIKLKDVDLENKTIKILGKRNKERVIPLLKLVTESISKYLIQRNQLENISNNEYLFLTKKGVKIYETLVYRIINDYFSLASSKVKKSPHILRHSFATHLLNQGAELNAVKELLGHSSLAATQVYTHNSIAELKKVYAKAHPRSKK from the coding sequence ATGTTGTTAAAAGCTTTTTTAGATTATTTATTACTCGAAAAAAAATATTCAGAGCTAACAGTAAATGCTTACAATAAAGATATTCAGTCATTCCTAGATTTTCTAAATGAAGAAAGCTCAGACAATACAATAAAAGAAGTTAACTATTCACAAATCAGGACTTGGATAGTCAGATTAGTGGAAAAAAAAATATCTAATAGAAGTATAAACCGAAAGATTTCTGCTTTAAATAGTTTTTTCAAATTCCTATTAAAAATTGAAGAAATAAAAATTAATCCTCTTGCAAAACACAAAGCGCTCAAAACAAGAAAAAAAGTACAAATACCTTTTTCAGAACAAGAGGTTGCTGATGTATTAGATCAAATAAACCACAATCAATCTTTTGAGGGTATTAGAAATAAACTCATCATAGAACTATTTTATTCTACAGGAATAAGACGAATAGAACTTATAAATATCAAATTAAAAGATGTCGATTTAGAAAATAAAACCATAAAAATTTTAGGAAAAAGAAATAAAGAACGTGTCATTCCTTTATTAAAATTAGTCACAGAAAGTATTAGTAAGTATTTAATTCAAAGAAACCAATTAGAAAATATTTCAAATAACGAGTATTTGTTCCTTACAAAAAAAGGCGTTAAAATTTATGAAACCCTTGTATACAGAATAATAAATGATTATTTTAGTTTAGCTTCAAGTAAGGTGAAAAAAAGTCCGCATATTCTTAGGCATTCATTTGCAACTCATCTTTTAAATCAAGGTGCCGAGTTGAATGCAGTAAAAGAGCTGTTAGGGCACTCAAGTTTAGCAGCCACTCAAGTCTATACACATAATAGTATAGCAGAGTTAAAAAAAGTATATGCTAAAGCGCATCCAAGAAGCAAAAAATAA
- the raiA gene encoding ribosome-associated translation inhibitor RaiA, with translation MKVNTQAINFNADQKLLDFIQKRMNKLEMYYDKVIQSEVYLKVEKRSDKLNKIFEAKLNVPGDSLIVKKHCKSFEEGVDVAVASLERQLKKRKQKLREKF, from the coding sequence ATGAAGGTAAACACTCAAGCAATTAATTTTAATGCAGATCAAAAACTGTTAGACTTTATTCAAAAAAGAATGAATAAATTAGAAATGTATTATGATAAAGTAATACAGTCAGAAGTCTATTTAAAAGTAGAAAAAAGAAGTGATAAACTAAATAAAATATTTGAAGCTAAACTAAATGTGCCAGGCGATAGTTTAATAGTAAAAAAACATTGTAAGTCTTTTGAGGAAGGAGTTGATGTGGCTGTAGCTTCTTTAGAAAGGCAATTAAAAAAGCGAAAACAAAAATTAAGAGAAAAATTTTAA
- a CDS encoding carboxypeptidase-like regulatory domain-containing protein, with translation MKFTQIKQLAIIFFLLITSSTLAQTELKNKVADFMTMVPIENASVYIQNTTIGTITNADGKFVLLVPSEYVTDTIVISSIGYKSYKTTIDQFDNELDILLEEDVASLDEVLIVAENRPTTGNDIVLRALEKLQSNLPEQPYLQKGFLRHKERNKKQFKWLIESAITLYDDSSYVSGGKDNMKINVDQVRKSYDLRDVDSLFSYSTYLKYNANVNLKPKNLKRDTIKKSSLVKAIKWNDTRVNGLENLFKGKLNLVRNSKSPKALLGEDILKTHQFKLDTILVDNERKIYKIKINKSDDFVGLNTEGIYNEGYIADGWIYIYWDNFAIKKIEYQLKAGSNAQKSRSKTLFDTQINHKLVISYMEYQDKMYPNYIYYETPKLVNVGYKPTGKIDKEEEALFNKEERYYYTVQEILFTEIIQDEEIVDTALQQQWDADIFSIKPYDKEFWENYNTLLESEEDEKLIKDLTKRSTLFKQ, from the coding sequence ATGAAATTCACCCAAATCAAACAATTAGCAATTATCTTTTTTTTGCTAATTACATCATCTACACTTGCACAAACCGAACTTAAAAATAAGGTAGCCGATTTTATGACGATGGTTCCTATAGAAAATGCAAGTGTGTATATCCAAAACACAACTATTGGAACTATAACCAATGCAGACGGTAAGTTTGTATTATTAGTACCTAGTGAATATGTTACGGATACCATTGTAATTTCTTCAATAGGTTATAAAAGTTATAAAACGACTATCGATCAATTTGATAACGAGTTGGATATTCTTTTAGAAGAAGATGTAGCCTCTTTAGATGAGGTATTAATCGTTGCGGAAAACAGACCAACAACTGGTAATGATATTGTGTTACGTGCATTAGAGAAGCTTCAAAGTAACCTTCCAGAACAACCTTACCTTCAAAAAGGATTTTTAAGACACAAAGAGCGTAACAAAAAACAATTTAAATGGTTAATAGAAAGTGCTATTACTTTATATGACGATTCAAGCTATGTGTCTGGCGGAAAAGATAATATGAAAATTAACGTCGATCAGGTTAGAAAAAGTTACGATTTACGTGATGTAGATAGTCTATTTTCATACTCTACTTACCTAAAGTATAATGCTAACGTTAACTTAAAACCTAAAAATTTAAAAAGGGATACAATTAAAAAGTCCTCATTAGTTAAAGCAATTAAATGGAACGATACACGTGTTAACGGATTAGAAAACTTGTTTAAAGGAAAGCTTAATCTAGTTAGAAACTCTAAAAGCCCAAAAGCATTATTAGGCGAAGATATTTTAAAAACTCACCAATTTAAATTAGATACTATTTTAGTTGATAACGAAAGAAAAATCTACAAAATAAAAATCAATAAAAGTGATGACTTTGTTGGTTTAAATACAGAAGGTATTTATAACGAAGGTTATATTGCAGACGGTTGGATCTACATTTATTGGGATAATTTTGCTATTAAGAAGATAGAATATCAATTAAAAGCAGGATCTAACGCTCAGAAAAGTAGAAGTAAAACTTTATTTGATACCCAAATCAATCACAAATTGGTTATCTCTTACATGGAGTATCAAGACAAAATGTATCCTAATTATATCTATTACGAAACGCCTAAGTTGGTTAATGTAGGGTATAAGCCAACAGGAAAAATAGACAAAGAAGAAGAAGCTCTTTTTAATAAAGAAGAACGCTATTATTATACGGTTCAAGAAATATTATTTACAGAAATCATTCAAGATGAAGAAATAGTAGATACAGCTTTACAACAACAATGGGATGCAGATATCTTTTCAATAAAACCTTATGATAAAGAGTTTTGGGAAAACTACAATACCTTATTAGAAAGTGAAGAGGATGAAAAACTAATTAAAGATTTGACAAAGCGTTCGACACTGTTCAAGCAATAA
- a CDS encoding helix-hairpin-helix domain-containing protein: MNFKSHFKFSKQQRSGIFLLLIIILLIQGFYHLVLPKLMQTNHDFSSNSHEVSAFINQIDSLKAIEIENRKPKIYPFNPNFITDYKGYSLGMSNEEIDRLLNFRKQDKWINSVSQFQQVTKVSDSLLAKISPYFKFPDWVTNPKPKQQTFDKPFSNTPKTEAQKLDLNSATAAQLQKVYGIGPSYAERIIKYRRKINGFHSFIELQEVYGLTPEVIQNIKDNFSIKTPRSITKIPLNYATKEQLVTIKFIDYEVAHNIIEARTLREGFKSLDELTKVKDFPVKKLEIIKLSLQLD; this comes from the coding sequence ATGAATTTTAAATCCCACTTCAAGTTTTCTAAACAACAACGAAGTGGGATTTTTTTATTGTTAATAATCATACTTCTAATACAAGGGTTTTACCATTTAGTATTACCAAAACTAATGCAAACCAATCATGATTTTTCTTCAAATAGTCATGAGGTTTCTGCATTTATCAATCAAATAGATTCGCTTAAAGCAATTGAGATTGAAAATCGAAAACCAAAAATTTACCCTTTTAACCCAAACTTTATCACAGACTATAAAGGCTATAGCTTGGGCATGTCAAATGAAGAAATTGATAGATTATTAAACTTCAGAAAACAAGATAAATGGATTAATTCGGTGAGTCAGTTTCAGCAAGTCACTAAAGTCTCAGATTCGCTTTTGGCAAAAATATCACCTTATTTTAAGTTTCCAGATTGGGTAACTAATCCAAAGCCTAAACAGCAAACTTTTGATAAGCCCTTTTCAAATACACCAAAAACAGAAGCTCAAAAACTGGATTTAAATTCAGCAACAGCTGCACAATTGCAAAAAGTATATGGTATAGGTCCATCGTATGCAGAACGTATTATAAAATACAGGCGTAAAATTAATGGCTTTCATAGTTTTATAGAATTACAAGAAGTATATGGTTTAACACCAGAAGTTATTCAAAATATAAAAGATAATTTTAGTATTAAAACACCAAGAAGTATTACTAAAATTCCACTAAATTATGCTACAAAAGAGCAATTGGTAACCATCAAATTTATAGACTACGAGGTGGCTCATAATATTATTGAGGCTAGGACGCTTCGTGAAGGGTTTAAGTCTTTAGACGAATTAACAAAAGTTAAAGATTTTCCTGTAAAAAAATTAGAGATAATTAAGTTATCTTTACAGCTCGATTAA